A part of Camelus ferus isolate YT-003-E chromosome 6, BCGSAC_Cfer_1.0, whole genome shotgun sequence genomic DNA contains:
- the DAD1 gene encoding dolichyl-diphosphooligosaccharide--protein glycosyltransferase subunit DAD1 — protein sequence MRQRHIRCGGRVRQESGDARRSLERLAMSASVLSVISRFLEEYLSSTPQRLKLLDAYLLYILLTGALQFGYCLLVGTFPFNSFLSGFISCVGSFILAVCLRIQINPQNKADFQGISPERAFADFLFASTILHLVVMNFVG from the exons ATGCGCCAACGTCACATCCGGTGTGGTGGTCGGGTCCGCCAGGAGTCTGGGGACGCCCGCCGGAGTTTGGAGCGTTTAGCCATGTCGGCGTCGGTATTGTCGGTCATCTCGCGGTTCCTAGAAGAGTACTTGAGCTCCACTCCTCAGCGTCTGAAGTTGTTGGACGCCTACCTCCTGTATATATTACTGACCGGGGCGCTGCAATTCGGTTATTGTCTCCTCGTGGGGACCTTCCCCTTCAACTCTTTCCTCTCGGGCTTCATCTCTTGTGTGGGGAGCTTCATCCTAGCGG TTTGTCTGAGAATACAAATCAACCCACAGAACAAAGCGGATTTCCAAGGCATCTCCCCGGAGCGCgcctttgctgattttctgtttgCCAGCACCATCCTGCACCTTGTTGTCATGAACTTCGTTGGCTGA